Part of the Sodalinema gerasimenkoae IPPAS B-353 genome is shown below.
AGCTGCAATCAGCCAACGTAGGGCCAAGGCAACGCCGCGATCAGGACGGACTTCCATGGGAACTTGGTAGGTTGCCCCACCGACACGACGGGCCTTGACTTCCACCAGAGGCGTCGCGTTGCGAATGGCGGTTTCAAAAACCTCTAAAGGCTCAGAACCCGTGCGCTCTTCAATAATTTTCATGGCATCGTAAACGATGTTGGATGCCAAAGATTTTTTTCCATGCTGCATGATGCGGCGGGTCATCATGCTGACTAGGCGGCTATTATAAACCGGATCGGGGGGAACCGGACGTTTTTGAACGACTCTGCGACGTGACATAGATTCGGCTTGAACTTCTGAAAAAGTATAAACTGCGCGGATTCTGTCCTAGGAGATTTACTCTTTAGGACGTTTGGCTCCGTACTTGGAACGACCTTGGCGACGATCTTTGACGCCGGCGGTATCCAGGGTCCCTCGCACAATGTGATAGCGAACTCCAGGTAAATCCTTCACACGACCTCCCCGTAGCATTACTACGGAGTGCTCTTGCAGGTTATGACCAATACCGGGAATGTAGGCAGTCACTTCAAACCCTGAGGTCAGACGAACCCGCGCTACTTTCCGTAGGGCGGAGTTCGGCTTTTTCGGGGTGGTGGTGTAAACCCGGGTGCAAACCCCACGACGCTGGGGACAGCTCTTCAAAGCTGGCGACTTCGTTTTCTTATGGGCTTTCTTTCGCTCGCTACGCACGAGCTGCTGAATTGTGGGCATGAGTAATGCTAATGA
Proteins encoded:
- the rpsG gene encoding 30S ribosomal protein S7, whose protein sequence is MSRRRVVQKRPVPPDPVYNSRLVSMMTRRIMQHGKKSLASNIVYDAMKIIEERTGSEPLEVFETAIRNATPLVEVKARRVGGATYQVPMEVRPDRGVALALRWLIAATRNRSGTTMAMKLANELMDAANETGNTIRKREETHRMADANKAFAHYRY
- the rpsL gene encoding 30S ribosomal protein S12 translates to MPTIQQLVRSERKKAHKKTKSPALKSCPQRRGVCTRVYTTTPKKPNSALRKVARVRLTSGFEVTAYIPGIGHNLQEHSVVMLRGGRVKDLPGVRYHIVRGTLDTAGVKDRRQGRSKYGAKRPKE